In Malaclemys terrapin pileata isolate rMalTer1 chromosome 10, rMalTer1.hap1, whole genome shotgun sequence, the following are encoded in one genomic region:
- the LYSMD4 gene encoding lysM and putative peptidoglycan-binding domain-containing protein 4 yields MRLYGGRTRSFQAPVTVHNYPSSHVYVFRNGRSDPDESSEEESEFMELRPRGKEQQRSNSSQARAGDVVLLERELTEGDNLNKLALQYGCKVADIKRVNNFICEQDLYALKSIKIPVKAHGVLTETSQELKPPQNAPSQAGMTLIELPESDDGATSSSYSESRYLTDYFKGIDQTIEDAVQSKVHLNADYCIEAPNCPPSSSVGQKKPTNGADCGIQWWNAVFIMLLIGIVLPVFYIVYFKTQQTGAAAHTSNTTFALNSSAHEVGGKWSQPLAVVETPKAKRQPSTASPPNTDTHKPVTLPLMDSGG; encoded by the exons ATGAGGCTCTATGGGGGACGAACCAGATCTTTCCAGGCTCCTGTCACTGTCCATAATTATCCCAGCAGCCACGTTTATGTGTTTAGAAATGGCCGATCAGATCCAGATGAGTCATCAGAGGAGGAATCTGAATTCATGGAATTACGTCCACGGGGCAAGGAGCAGCAGAGAAGCAATTCTTCCCAAGCGAGAGCTGGGGACGTGGTGCTACTGGAACGAGAGCTCACCGAGGGCGATAACCTTAACAAGCTAGCCCTGCAGTATGGGTGTAAA GTTGCAGATATCAAACGTGTCAACAACTTCATCTGTGAGCAGGACTTGTATGCTCTGAAGTCTATCAAAATTCCAGTCAAGGCCCACGGGGTGTTAACGGAGACCAGCCAAGAGTTAAAACCTCCTCAGAATGCTCCTTCCCAGGCTGGAATGACACTGATTGAACTACCAGAGTCTGATGATggagccaccagcagcagctatAGTGAAAGCAGATACCTGACTGACTACTTTAAGGGGATTGACCAGACCATCGAGGATGCAGTGCAATCCAAAGTCCATTTAAATGCAGATTATTGCATAGAAGCACCAAACTGCCCACCATCCAGTTCAGTGGGGCAAAAGAAGCCCACGAATGGTGCAGACTGTGGAATCCAGTGGTGGAATGCAGTTTTTATCATGCTCCTGATAGGAATCGTCTTGCCAGTATTTTATATTGTCTATTTTAAAACACAACAGACTGGGGCAGCAGCCCATACCTCAAACACAACCTTTGCCTTGAATAGCTCAGCTCATGAAGTGGGGGGGAAATGGTCACAGCCCTTAGCAGTCGTGGAAACCCCCAAAGCGAAGAGACAGCCCAGTACTGCCTCACCGCCCAACACTGATACCCATAAACCAGTAACTCTGCCCCTAATGGATTCAGGGGGctaa